ACAGACGCAAAAGCACAATCGTCAGGCGACTGGCATTTTGATATCGGGCCGAATGTGGCTATTCCTATCCGAAATCTATCCTACTATACTTCTCTTGGCATAGGAGCCGACGTTGCCGCCACGACAAACATCACAACTGAGGTGGCCGTGGGTGGCAGGGCGAATTATTCTTACTTTATCGGTAAAACTCCGCTCTTAGCCACCGAATCACATGGTGCGAGCGTCATTAATATCACGGCAGACGGCAGCTACACTTTTCCGATGAATATCTATGCCGGTGTCGACCTCGGCGTGGGCTTTCTATCATCAAACGGCCAAAGTGATACCGAATTTGCACGGATATTCAACCTGGGGTATAAATGGGACCAAAGTAAGCAGCATACCTATATTTTTACCGTATATTTCGACCAGACAACCTACCAGAAGTGCCTTGGTGTTAGAGCGGCGGTAAGGCTTTGATCGGATAAAAACACTTTATCATAAAGCCTGTTGTTAATAATATCAATAACAAAACCTGACATGAAAAGGCTTACCAAACAGGACATAGATGACCAACTCAAAGGATTGAAAGGATGGGAATACAAAGAGAACTATATCTTCAAAAATTTCATTTTTCAAACTTTTTTCGAGGCCTTTACGCTATTGTGTAAGGCAGCGTTTATTGCCGAAAAACTGGATCATCACCCTGATTGGTCGGGCGTATATAATAAAGTGACATTAAAGCTGAATACCCATGATGCCGGTGGCGTAACTCAAAAAGACATTGACTTTGCCATTGAAATTGAGAAATCGATGTGAAATAGTACATCATCTGTTTCACATCGATTGACCACCATAGAAAACGGGTTATATTAGTGGCATCATTCCAATATTAAACCGTTTTACTATGAGGTCATTTAAAAGCAGCCTGGCACTGTTCCTGTTATTGGTATCATTTGCCGGGCTGAACGCACAGCAAAAAAGACTCACCTACTGCAACCCCTTAAACCTGGATTACGGCTATACACCATTTAAAGATTTTTCTAAGTGGGGGCGCCACCGTGCCACAGCCGACCCGACGGTCACCCTGTTCAAGGGCAAATACTACCTGTTTTCTACCAACCAGTGGGGTTACTGGTACAGCGACGATATGGTGAACTGGCATTTCAACTACCGCAGTTTTTTGCGGCCATACAACGAGAACCAGGGCGACAACCTGTGTGCTCCAGCAACTTTGGTTTTGGGAGATACTTTGCTTGTGATCGGATCGACTTATAATAAGGACTTTACATTATGGATGAGTACCGACCCTGTGCATAACGAATGGAAAGCTGCTAAAGATTATTTTAAAGTAGGCGCCTGGGACCCGGGCATGTTCGCGGATGACGACGGGCGGGTGTATATCTATCACGGCTCAAGTAATACGCTGCCCCTTTACGGGCAGGAGATCGATCGAAAAACCTTTGAACCGATAGGCCCTAAGGTGGAAACTCTACACCTGGACTATGAAGAACATGGATGGGAACGCTTTGGCGAAAACAACGACAATGTTTTCCTGGGCGGATTTATGGAAGGCTCGTGGATGAACAAGCATGATGGCAAATACTATTTACAATTCGGGGGTTCGGGCACTGAGGGGCGCGGTTATGCCGATGGTGTTTTTGTAGGCGAGAAACCGCTTGGGCCATTTACTTATCAAAAACATAACCCATTCTCGTACAAACCGGGCGGCTTTATCAAAGGCGCCGGACACGGGGCAACATGGGCCGATAAATACGGCAACTATTGGCATATATCTACCATGGTAGTGAATGTGAAGAACAATTTTGAGCGGCGCATCGGTTTCTGGCCGGCCGGCTTTGACAAAGATGGTGTTTTGTACTGCAACACAGCCTATGGCGATTTTCCGCAATACCTGCCGGATGGCAAAGAGGATCACCTGAACGGTAACAGCAACTTTACCGGGTGGATGATCCTTAACTATAGCAAACCTGTTGAGGTTTCATCCACGCTTGGAGGTTATCACGCCAACAATGCGGTAGACGAGGACATCAAAACTTACTGGAGTGCCAAAACCGCCAATAAAGGCGAGTGGCTAAAAAGCGACCTTGGGGATGTTTGTACCATAAATGCTATCCAGGTGAATTATGCGGATCAGGATGCAGAATTTTCAGGGAAATCGCGGGGAGTATTTACTCAATACGTCATCTACTCGTCCGTCGATGGTAAAAACTGGAGGGTTTTGGTGGATAAAAGCAAGAACAAGACCGACGTTCCGCATGATTATATTGAGTTAAGTAAACCGGCTAAAACCAGATATCTTAAGCTGGTAAATATTCACATGCCCACCGGTAAATTTGCCATATCCGGGTTCAGGGCGTTTGGCAAAGGTGCCGGAGCGAAACCAGGTGAGGTAAAGGACTTTATGGTATTGCGTGGCGATGCGGAACGCCGCAATTCGTGGATAAGATGGCAGCCTGTTGATAACGCTATTGGTTATACTATTTATATGGGTGTGGCCCCTGATAAACTCTATAACAATATTATGGTTTACGGCAAGAACGAATACTTCTTTAACGGTATGGAAAAAAGTTTGCCTTATTATTTCCAGATCGAATCATTTAATGAGAACGGAATCTCGGAAAGAACGAAGGTGATAGAGGTGAAGTAGGCTAAAGGGGCTTCAAAGAGATAGAAAATACATCCCTCAGTGCCCGCTTTGCAGCATAATAGCCACACATACCGTGAACTCCCCCACCGGGTGGAGTGGATGCTGAGCAGATGTACATCCCCTTAGCCGATGTTTTGTATGGCGACCAGCGCAAGGCCGGGCGGGTGAACAACTGACTTAAATCGATGACACCGCCGTTGATATCGCCGCCAACGTAGTTTGGATTATACTCTTCTACCTGCGCAGTGTTCATGGTATGTTTTGCCAGTATTCGTTCGCGGAAGCCGGGTGCGAAGCGCTCGATTTGCTTTTCGATAGCGTCGGTCATATCGACAGTTGAACTATTGGGCACATGACAGTAGGCCCAGGCTGTTTGTTTGCCCCCAACGGCACGGGACTGATCGAACAGGCTTTGTTGCGCCAACAGCACGAAAGGCTTTTCAGGATGCCGACCATTCCAGGTAGCCTGTTCGGAATCCACAATTTCGCCGAACGTATTACCAATGTGGACCGTACCTGCGTTGCGGCATTCTTCTGCAATAAATGGTATCGGCCCGTCCAATGCCCAGTCGACTTTAAAAACACCCATGCCATAGCGGTAACGTTCCAACTGCCATTTATAAATATGGGAGAATTTATGTCCCGCGATTTGCAATAGCTGTCTTGGTGTAATATCAAATAAAACTGCGTGAGACGAAGGCAACTGATCCAGTGAAGTTATGTAAGTATTGGTTTCTATTTTTCCTCCGAGCGAAGCAAAATATGATGCCAACGCGTTCGCTATGCTTTGGGTTCCCCCTTTCGGTAACGGCCAGCCATCGAGATGTCCGGCGGACATTAGCACCAAAGCTATCGCGGCGGTAGTTAAATGGGTTAAAGGTTGCATAGAGTGGGCCGCCATGCCAGCGAATAAGCCTTTAGCTTCTTCTGTCGTAAACCGGCTCGCTGCTGAAGTTGCAGATCTCAGTGCTGTTAATCCAAACTTTGCCATAGCAAGCGGGTGTTTCGGATAATGAAGCGGGCCCAATACATCGGGGGCGATAGACGGCCAGTCATTTACGACCGGCTGCATTAGTTTTTCATATGCTTCTGCATCGGCGTCGAGCAAGCCAGCTGTTTCGCTTATCGAATGCCGCAATACAGATGCTTTCCCGCTATCAAACGGATGTGCGGCAGCCACGCCCGGATAGATGTACTCCAACCCATAACTCGCAAGAGGCAATGTTTCAAAAAAGGGGGAGCCTACAGCAAGCGGGTGGATAGCCGAACAAATATCATGGGTAAAGCCGGGAAGTGTTAATTCAGCAGAACGCATTCCTCCGCCGATAGTATCCTTACCCTCGATCAATAAAACTGAAAGGCCGTTTTGTTGCAACACTATTGCTGCTGCCAAACCATTGGGACCCGAACCTACTACAACAGCATCGTATTCACGTTTTTCAAGCTTCATAGCGGCCTCCGAAATTATTAAGCCTTAAAAATCGGAATATTCTGTGGGGTGAAGGAATATTATATCTGCTTTTGAAACATTGTGCTGGTATTCCGGAGCAGCTGATAACTTCTTCCAAACCTCGTCGTTCGAAAACTTCTGCCAGTGTTCGTCACGGTCGGCTTTGCTTTCAAAAGTGGTCATGTACATCAGGTTGGGCATGTGACTGCCTGATATGACGTCAGCATAGAAAACGGCATTAAAATTCAAGCGTTTAAACAGTACCGTTTCGCCACCGTCGTTAAACATTTTAACCTTATTGATATGATATTTTTCAGTGGGGCTTTCATAGCTGCGCAGTTCGTAAACACGATCGGCTTTGGCTGCCTTCAATACGGGTTTTTCGGGAACGGGTGCTTTAGGGAAAGCCTTCAGAACGATAGTCTCTATCCTGTTATAAGGCGCATCGTTAAAGGGTACATCAATATAATCCTTCCCATCGGCCAGGTATTTTTTATCCTTCAGTAAGTTATTATCGGTGTTTTCTAACGCCGTCATGGTACTGTAGGGAATCAGTATATATATCTTTTTTTCAGCGGTATCCTGCTCTACCGGCTTAAACACCCCAACGTTTGTGATATGGGCCCTATGCAATGCAGGCAAATACGCATTCTTAAAGTAATTGTCGAGCCTGTCTTCCTGGGCCTGTGTTTTGAGGTGGTATACCTTTATCTGGTAGTAATAGCGCGGGGTTTGTGCATTTACAGTAAATGCCAGGCCTAATACTACGAGCCAGGAGATGGACAGTAATTTGATATATCTGGTTTTCATAGAAAAATTATTTCACCCATTTATGCTCCAGCGTCTTCATAAAATACCCGCCGACAACGCTCCTGGCCTGGAACCCAACCATACGTCCATTGGTAGTTTCATGCCAATCGCTTAAAGGTACTCTACTTGGAGTTTCGGTAGCGTATTTGTAAACAGGATCGGTCAACGCCTTAAAGTTTTGTATATTATTGCTCAAAGCAGCCGTCCATACTATCCAATCAGACTTGGTGTAAGTTTTCCTGCTGTCCAAAGGTAAACCGAATTTGTTTTGCTTTGTGAGATAGTACGTAACCTCTTTGTTATAAACCTGCTGGGGGAACAGGTGCAGGCCAAGTATTTTATCCCAGATCATATTATACTTCTGGCTCCAGGTATTTTTATCGCCAAAAACCAATGAATAGTGATTACCTGCATCAGCTTTCTTTACCCAATTTTTAGCCATCGATTGCGCCGTATTGCGATAGTTTGCTGCAACCTGCGGCTGTTTCAATTCATCAGCCAGCTGGGCATAGCAGGCAATACCTTCAATAGCTTTTATGGATAAATTGGCATTATGCGCTAAATGCCCGGCAAAATCGTCGGTACATAGCTGGTTTGCAGGATCGAAACCGGTTTTCACCAGGTAATTTACCCATGTTGTGAGGGTTTGCCAATGTTCTTTTGCAAAATCAGGCTTGCCTTCGGCTTTACAAATAGCAGCAGTAAGGATGAGCATATTACCCGATTCTTCAACAGGCATATCCTCGCCGTAGGTTTGCCCGTTGGCTATGGGATAAGTACCAAGGTCATGAGCCGCGAACGGCTTTTTCCACTTGCCACTTTCGCTATAAAAGAAAATGCCGTTCAGCATGCCTTCCATCAGTTTCGGCGCATAAGCCAGGTACAACGGAGCTGAGGGATAGGTAACGTCTACTGTATTGATGGAACCATTACTGAAATTTTCTTTCGATAAGAAGAGAATATTGCCCTGAGGGCTTTTAACCAACACGTGCGCAGCTACGCTTTGCCGGTAAGCTATTACGCATAGGTCGGCATATTTATTGCCGCCGGCTTTTAAGGCATCCGTGAATATCATTTTATCAAAAGCGCCGCATTTTTTCATTACTGATGCATAATCATCATACGCAATATTCAATTCCTTTTCAATGGTTTTTGTGCCATCGGCTTTCCACCATGGTTTCAGCGGAATATCAAAAAACATCACCGGGAACAGGTCGTCGTAACCGATCTCGACGAAGTTCGAGACAAAGTTCCTGCCCACCGAACCGAAAGGGATTATAGTATTAAGGGACAGGTTCTTACCTTTTACCGTATCAGTTGTTGTGTATATTTTTGAGGCGAAAGGGTTAATGGTCTCTTTAGCCTGGCTTACATATTGAATAGCATTCATGGTTTTGGGTACCGCTACATGCATGTAGCCCCAATCGATCCGGAGATCATCACCCTTTTTTTTCAAAATAGGTTGTTCGATCGTTCCTGCCCTGATGATAGATAATTTGTTGCTGGTGTATGTGACTGCAGCAACATCCTGCGTCGGTTTATTGACAGCAATATCAGTCGACGCGCCTAAGAAGACTTTTATGTCGTGACGGTTATTGTCATTCGACCTTACGCGGTAGGTAATGTAAGACACGGGCCTGATAAAAACATCCATATCGTTAATAAGCAAGGGGGACGTAAATGTTACCAGCAAGTCGGCCTTACCACACCTAAACTTATAATTGGTTTGGGTAGCCGTCATTTCCCGGCCGGTTTGCACCGCTACTTTGACATCGTTTTCCGATGGGTCCTTTACTTCGTCGAGCAGACCAGCGTCCAGCCAGGCGCCGCCTGCAGTGTTGACGCAATGGATGGCCAAAACGTTGGTACCGGCTCTTAGTTTTGCCTTTACCGCATCCCTTAGCGGAATAAGCTGAAAATCGCTTGTCCAGCCAATATTACCATATGCTCTTTCACCATTGAGGTAAACTTCGACATTGTCGTCATGCTGAAGCTTCAGTACCAGTTTGTCTATGTTAGTGTTGTCGAGGGTAAAGGTTCTTCGTATCCAAATATCCCTGCTTTTCCAGAGAGTTTTAGCCTGGGTCTTATCGTCGGTAAATGGCGCACCGCTTGCGTTCCAGTTAGCATCATTAAATTGCAGGCTCATCCAATTATCGGCGGGCCGTGTTTCGGTGTATTTACACTGGTATGCTTTCTCATCCGACGCGGGCAGCAATGTCTTATAAATTTTTTGA
Above is a window of Mucilaginibacter ginsenosidivorans DNA encoding:
- a CDS encoding 4a-hydroxytetrahydrobiopterin dehydratase, with the protein product MKRLTKQDIDDQLKGLKGWEYKENYIFKNFIFQTFFEAFTLLCKAAFIAEKLDHHPDWSGVYNKVTLKLNTHDAGGVTQKDIDFAIEIEKSM
- a CDS encoding NIPSNAP family protein, with product MKTRYIKLLSISWLVVLGLAFTVNAQTPRYYYQIKVYHLKTQAQEDRLDNYFKNAYLPALHRAHITNVGVFKPVEQDTAEKKIYILIPYSTMTALENTDNNLLKDKKYLADGKDYIDVPFNDAPYNRIETIVLKAFPKAPVPEKPVLKAAKADRVYELRSYESPTEKYHINKVKMFNDGGETVLFKRLNFNAVFYADVISGSHMPNLMYMTTFESKADRDEHWQKFSNDEVWKKLSAAPEYQHNVSKADIIFLHPTEYSDF
- a CDS encoding glutaminase family protein is translated as MRKLFPMFCLVLVCRSLFAQVEKAPAYPLITHNTYMSIWSFGDTLTSSTTKHWTGKDQSLLGFIRVDGEVYRFMGKAQKIYKTLLPASDEKAYQCKYTETRPADNWMSLQFNDANWNASGAPFTDDKTQAKTLWKSRDIWIRRTFTLDNTNIDKLVLKLQHDDNVEVYLNGERAYGNIGWTSDFQLIPLRDAVKAKLRAGTNVLAIHCVNTAGGAWLDAGLLDEVKDPSENDVKVAVQTGREMTATQTNYKFRCGKADLLVTFTSPLLINDMDVFIRPVSYITYRVRSNDNNRHDIKVFLGASTDIAVNKPTQDVAAVTYTSNKLSIIRAGTIEQPILKKKGDDLRIDWGYMHVAVPKTMNAIQYVSQAKETINPFASKIYTTTDTVKGKNLSLNTIIPFGSVGRNFVSNFVEIGYDDLFPVMFFDIPLKPWWKADGTKTIEKELNIAYDDYASVMKKCGAFDKMIFTDALKAGGNKYADLCVIAYRQSVAAHVLVKSPQGNILFLSKENFSNGSINTVDVTYPSAPLYLAYAPKLMEGMLNGIFFYSESGKWKKPFAAHDLGTYPIANGQTYGEDMPVEESGNMLILTAAICKAEGKPDFAKEHWQTLTTWVNYLVKTGFDPANQLCTDDFAGHLAHNANLSIKAIEGIACYAQLADELKQPQVAANYRNTAQSMAKNWVKKADAGNHYSLVFGDKNTWSQKYNMIWDKILGLHLFPQQVYNKEVTYYLTKQNKFGLPLDSRKTYTKSDWIVWTAALSNNIQNFKALTDPVYKYATETPSRVPLSDWHETTNGRMVGFQARSVVGGYFMKTLEHKWVK
- a CDS encoding phytoene desaturase family protein, translating into MKLEKREYDAVVVGSGPNGLAAAIVLQQNGLSVLLIEGKDTIGGGMRSAELTLPGFTHDICSAIHPLAVGSPFFETLPLASYGLEYIYPGVAAAHPFDSGKASVLRHSISETAGLLDADAEAYEKLMQPVVNDWPSIAPDVLGPLHYPKHPLAMAKFGLTALRSATSAASRFTTEEAKGLFAGMAAHSMQPLTHLTTAAIALVLMSAGHLDGWPLPKGGTQSIANALASYFASLGGKIETNTYITSLDQLPSSHAVLFDITPRQLLQIAGHKFSHIYKWQLERYRYGMGVFKVDWALDGPIPFIAEECRNAGTVHIGNTFGEIVDSEQATWNGRHPEKPFVLLAQQSLFDQSRAVGGKQTAWAYCHVPNSSTVDMTDAIEKQIERFAPGFRERILAKHTMNTAQVEEYNPNYVGGDINGGVIDLSQLFTRPALRWSPYKTSAKGMYICSASTPPGGGVHGMCGYYAAKRALRDVFSISLKPL
- a CDS encoding family 43 glycosylhydrolase; its protein translation is MRSFKSSLALFLLLVSFAGLNAQQKRLTYCNPLNLDYGYTPFKDFSKWGRHRATADPTVTLFKGKYYLFSTNQWGYWYSDDMVNWHFNYRSFLRPYNENQGDNLCAPATLVLGDTLLVIGSTYNKDFTLWMSTDPVHNEWKAAKDYFKVGAWDPGMFADDDGRVYIYHGSSNTLPLYGQEIDRKTFEPIGPKVETLHLDYEEHGWERFGENNDNVFLGGFMEGSWMNKHDGKYYLQFGGSGTEGRGYADGVFVGEKPLGPFTYQKHNPFSYKPGGFIKGAGHGATWADKYGNYWHISTMVVNVKNNFERRIGFWPAGFDKDGVLYCNTAYGDFPQYLPDGKEDHLNGNSNFTGWMILNYSKPVEVSSTLGGYHANNAVDEDIKTYWSAKTANKGEWLKSDLGDVCTINAIQVNYADQDAEFSGKSRGVFTQYVIYSSVDGKNWRVLVDKSKNKTDVPHDYIELSKPAKTRYLKLVNIHMPTGKFAISGFRAFGKGAGAKPGEVKDFMVLRGDAERRNSWIRWQPVDNAIGYTIYMGVAPDKLYNNIMVYGKNEYFFNGMEKSLPYYFQIESFNENGISERTKVIEVK